In the Malus domestica chromosome 16, GDT2T_hap1 genome, one interval contains:
- the LOC139192911 gene encoding protein SIEVE ELEMENT OCCLUSION B-like has translation MLGIAQTVVSKVASAVATTAQHIEGELSLFTMSDTKILELIYATHVHEDDSFDVDSLFLVTETIIKRSTQIVDSIVQGTQVHVETIDEKPPKATFSSPLCTLKSIGCEMSCKPPGEEIAHKSTLAILNKLSTYSWEAKAVLAFAAFALEYGEFWLLAQTQQSDLLAKSVAILKRVPVLLKPTDLQKRSQAVVELNVLIKTTLQVIECIFELEKLSAYDPKDVPALAIAMDHIPVDVYWSIITIFSCATKITLLTSDEEKPYDLSQFAQKIHYILNKLKIQLLICKKQIEEAETYRKLRKLFRTPAEVMEVFKALIFTKDTVQPIIDGSTNKTVSIDVLRRKYVLLFISTLDISDDDISIIKPVYEGTKKDDKYKIVWIPIVEQWTDDLRKKFEVLRAKMPWYTVQYFAPVAGVRFIKEEWHFKGKPAVVVMNPQGKVENTNAIHLIRIHGMKAFPFHKGIEDTLTNDKEWITPIVNDIHPTIQTWIKEEKYIFFYGGKDNDWIQQFTKKATTIANDPFIKELKINIELFCVGKSPKGGEDLGILGRFWNGIESLFFTKVNKQTDTVTKEVQKLLSYKNEGGWAVLTKGSTVVVSGHGFTILKVLDDFDTWKNFIKEKGFEFSFKAYYEKVIQTMRHCCRLDIPSVAGKVPETMKCPECPRTMETFVSYKCCHTDSPINAHH, from the exons ATGCTAGGCATAGCACAAACTGTGGTGAGCAAGGTGGCCTCGGCGGTCGCCACCACTGCTCAGCACATTGAGGGTGAGCTCAGCCTCTTCACTATGTCCGACACCAAAATATTAGAGCTCATTTATGCAACCCACGTCCATGAGGACGACTcctttgatgttgattctctcttccTTGTCACTGAAACCATCATCAAGCGTTCGACCCAGATCGTTGATAGCATTGTGCAG GGCACCCAAGTACATGTTGAAACCATTGATGAGAAGCCCCCCAAAGCCACCTTCAGTTCTCCATTGTGCACTCTCAAGTCCATTGGCTGTGAG ATGTCATGCAAGCCACCAGGTGAAGAAATTGCCCACAAGTCAACCTTGGCAATACTCAACAAGCTCTCAACTTATTCATGGGAAGCCAAGGCAGTGCTGGCCTTTGCAGCATTTGCTTTGGAATATGGAGAGTTCTGGCTCCTTGCCCAAACTCAACAGAGTGACCTACTTGCTAAGTCCGTCGCAATCCTCAAGAGAGTGCCAGTCCTTCTCAAGCCCACGGACCTCCAGAAGCGCAGCCAAGCTGTTGTCGAACTCAACGTCCTGATCAAGACCACATTGCAAGTGATTGAGTGCATCTTTGAGCTTGAGAAGCTTTCTGCTTATGATCCAAAGGATGTGCCAGCATTGGCAATTGCAATGGATCACATACCGGTCGATGTCTATTGGTCTATCATAACTATTTTTTCTTGTGCAACTAAGATCACCCTTCTAACCAGTGATGA AGAGAAGCCATATGATTTGTCCCAATTTGCTCAAAAAATCCACTACATCCTCAACAAGCTTAAGATACAATTGTTAATCTGCAAAAAACAGATAG AGGAGGCGGAGACCTACCGGAAGCTGAGGAAACTTTTTCGGACCCCTGCCGAAGTTATGGAGGTTTTCAAGGCCTTGATTTTCACTAAGGATACCGTGCAGCCAATTATTGATGGTTCGACTAACAAAACG GTTAGCATTGATGTGCTGAGGAGGAAGTATGTGCTTTTGTTCATTTCCACCCTTGACATTTCTGATGATGACATTTCGATTATCAAACCAGTTTATGAGGGGACAAAGAAAGACGATAAGTATAAGATTGTGTGGATCCCTATTGTGGAGCAATGGACTGATGACCTACGAAAGAAGTTCGAGGTCTTGAGGGCCAAGATGCCATGGTACACTGTGCAGTACTTTGCGCCTGTAGCCGGCGTCAGATTCATCAAGGAGGAGTGGCACTTCAAGGGCAAGCCCGCTGTGGTAGTGATGAACCCGCAAGGCAAGGTGGAAAATACGAATGCTATCCACTTGATTCGGATTCATGGAATGAAGGCATTTCCTTTTCATAAGGGAATAGAAGATACTCTCACAAATGACAAAGAATGGATCACTCCCATTGTGAATGATATTCACCCAACCATACAGACCTGG ATCAAAGAGGAGAAGTACATCTTCTTCTATGGAGGCAAAGACAATGACTGGATCCAGCAgttcacaaagaaagcaactaCCATTGCCAATGACCCCTTCATCAAGGAATTGAAGATCAATATTGAGCTATTTTGTGTTGGCAAGAGCCCGAAAGGCGGAGAAGACCTTGGAATTCTCGGGAGATTTTGGAATGGAATTGAGAGCTTGTTCTTCACCAAAGTCAACAAGCAAACTGACACTGTGACCAAAGAAGTCCAGAAGCTGCTTTCCTACAAAAATGAGGGTGGATGGGCTGTGCTTACTAAGGGGTCCACTGTGGTGGTGAGTGGCCATGGCTTCACAATCTTGAAGGTCCTTGACGACTTCGACACATGGAAGAACTTCATAAAGGAGAAGGGCTTTGAATTCTCGTTCAAAGCATACTACGAGAAGGTGATTCAGACTATGAGGCACTGCTGCCGCCTTGACATCCCGAGCGTTGCTGGAAAGGTCCCGGAGACCATGAAATGCCCAGAGTGTCCGCGCACCATGGAGACATTCGTGAGCTACAAGTGCTGCCACACTGATTCTCCCATCAACGCGCATCATTGA